gaggaggaggaggaagacaatccaagacctcggaagaaagctcgtaaagaggctcctaaagtggctagtgaagaggctagagaagaggctagaggggtgaccagagaggagttggaaattatgttcaagggcgtagctgactgcatgaaaaaagggtttaataagtgcatgagggagtttaggaagttgtccgatagattggaagctgtggagaagaaggttggtgtcaccaatcaggctacccctcaagataaacagcctacccctcttgccaaagaaaccgggggtagaaacaaacaggctacccctcaagataaacaacctacccctcttgccaaagaaaccgggggtagaaacaaacaggctacccctcatgccaatgaaaccgtggttagtaaccagcctcctcctcatcaaaccaaacagcagcctcctcctcctcaaaagaaacagcagcagcctcctcctcctcaaaagaaacagcctcctcctcaaaagaaacagcctcctcaaatcaaagaggttagtatcaaatccagggttaactagttgtccagacgactgtaaaagttgtctggacgactagttgaccctggacgacttaaacgtaagttgtctggacgactagttgaccacggaagacttaattttaagtcgtccaggtccaactagtcgtccagacaacttttgtttaagtcgtccagagttaacttgtgtgcaacttttattgcagagatggttgccggaggatacagcaaccgaggcatTCTCGGTAAATaagacctccaaagagattgttgctgtcacttccaccgatcaccaaccgagcctcgcttccaccgatcaacaaccgagcctcgcttccaccgagccaagcgatccagtttcagaaccgagcctggttgtattggacaagcgtgcaaagagtaaacgagcgaagaaacctgcttccactgtgagatctccttatacggcagagaaaaaaaaagataaagtgggagcctataatccatttccgccagtaaacaaagatcggttgaaggaactcgctgattggttgaaaactgatccgtaagtgattgctttacccataatagcttgatttagtcgtccaaaactgattgctttttttgtttgcagccattatttaactaagaccgaggacaaaccacgtacatcaccaacaaggtggtaccacttcctccggacagccagaggatggctggaagactgcgtaagtcttctgcacacgatttaagtcatctacaaagtcgtccaagtagactactttccagacgacttattataagtcgtctggaaagtcgtctacttggacgaccacgtagacgacttatatttaagtcgtctggtaacttctaacttgttatatttaatatgcagcatatagatgcttggattaatgtgctaaggcagaggtatcaggagaacccacaagctttcaggagcgagcgaatgtgcttcctggatcacaacttttcccagtcttggagagagcagtatcacctcttcaaaacatcggaacctgatcacaaaggtttaggaagagttctacctggtggggcgtcgtatttttatgacggatcaataccttcattttgccaatcaaacaagaagtggggggaggacattgatgatatctatgcgccagtgaacttggacgacaagcattgggttgctatttggatatcgatccctaagaggcacatagtcgtctgggacagcataccttcatctagtgtaccagacgcatgggatgcgataatggagccttttctccagatggtcccttatctgcttgttgagtgcgcagccaccgacgaaatacgggtcaaatacgggttggagccatacacatatgagagaccgctgaaaggtgtacccacggccaacaatggtgattgtggcgtgtacactgtaaagtacattgaatgtcatgctctcggtgtctcctttgaccctaaagactttgctaggtgcaacgcaaagaaaatgagggataatatggcggtggatatatggaaggagcttgttgatcagcatctaaaagaaaatgtggatggtgataggTTCGTGGGCTTGTATGATTAGattagtgtttgtatttgaacttgtctttgtatttgaatatataagttgaacttgtaaatatataagttgtaaatatataagttgtctggaagattagtgtttgtatttgaacttgtaaatatataagttgtctggaagaaataagtcgtctggaaggttttccaactggacgacttacaaataagtcgtctagaaggtttggacgacttattataagtcgtctggaaggttttccaactggacgacttacaaataagtcgtctagaaggtttggacgacttgaagggatagtagaaagtagtctaaaaataaaatacacttgaagggatagtagaaggtcgtctaaaaataaaatacactggacgacttagtagaaggtcgtctaaaaataaaatacactggacgacttagtagaaggtcgtctaaaaataaaatacactggacgacttagtagaaggtcgtctaaaaataaaatacactggacgacttagtagaaggtcgtctaaaaataaaatacactggacgactaaaatttagtcgtctggacgggtaatcaagactggacgacttaaaaattttgtgtacattgtggtttcgtatggccagtttccttgcagtttgagcatctccgtgccctgtgtttcttcctgggtttgtgtcctctcatcctagatagctccaaccaagattgccatcttgatttcttcggtctcccccgaccacgctttagttctggaggaaagcattctcgttcctcaatatgttgtgacacgataggatatatattctctgagtatcctgcatacagataattctttgagtacagtggacatacaagtgtggagatatgcaaaccagcatgtattccagcagctatagcatgagagcaaggtattttctccactccatagacaccacaatcacactttgcatgttccaaatcaaccacacagtccattttgccacctttgacaaagaaatgccatccatcaattggttcgaccgtcatcgtacccgctatctcttctcgaacagcaagcaagtattcaacacccccgctatgttcagttgtgagactcaaagcatcttgtctccttttccaataccattttcctaacttctgccttatgaactccagcaggaacgtaatcggaaatcctcttgctcgcttcagtgcggaattaatagattcagcaatgttgcttgtttttatgttgaacctgttccccttacaataaacccttgaccatagcctgacgtcggctttctccaaatacgttgcaagttccgggtttgcactccgtatctcagccatgtaccggtcaaaatcgtaaaccgtgtgagcataagcagcccctttcaccaagtacatgagatgtttccctttaaactttttgacaatgttatcttgaaggtgataataacatattcctcgggttgcccaaggaaacaccttatcacacgcacttttaatggccttgtgccggtcggagactatcaccagaggcttgtcatgagatatacaactagccaattttgtgaaaaaccattcccaagaaggtatatcttcctcatccacgatcccaaaagccaatgggaatatctgaaaattgccatcttgtgcggctgcaactaacatagttcctccatactttccacttaggtgagttccatccaccacaatgacccttctctgatacttaaaacctttgatagaagctccaaaagagagaaatagatacttaaatcttttcatagaatcaagttctatcgccgtgatagaatcaggatttgcaatggagatttgctcgagatatgatgccagacgcgaatacccttcttctgctgatcctctcaccaatctttgtgcatataacagtgctctgtatgaagtggtgtaatcaagcgccatgccaaacatgttcctcattgcatcagtgatatgctgcggagttatcccatcaatgattccaacacgatcaatgaaaagactacctacatacttcggagtacagtgtctccgctgagcgattcggtctcccgctgagcataaatgtttttccacatactttgttacccaaaacgtgtttgtcccatgtttgacactcgctctgaccttccatccacaatagctaaccggacatgttgccacaacgagagttttcgttgatttgtataatttgaaagaaaacttacccctcactgctgccaaccgcagctctgaaagcagagcacccttgctaacaaaactctggttgacatagatactggtaccattcgattttcctccttcaatagcatttgtcttagcatatgtcttttggatttcttcaaaacaaatattatcatcatcttcctcgtcctcatctggaacctttccataaagactgtaatccccaccattctgatccgtttcaccaacaatagaattatcagcatcctcctccccattttcctcctcccaatcttcttcccattcaccagcttcatcattatcaccaacatcttcttcccattcaccagcttcatcattatcaccaacatctttttcccattcaccagcttcatcaatatcccttttctctgaaaccgtttcgaccttgctgcggcttgatacacaaagacatactctatgggttttgagtatctccagcaagtttcgaacttgtctatcacttgtaacatgaatgggaagactgcctggagccatcatcatttctgctggtaatgagtagctaatctccacactcactgttctcatgtccaggttataatcttcttgagccattgcaacaagttcagcatgtgttgaatcttcattcaataaaaacaatcttcctcctttgagatcatcaaccacaaaatcccaacggaaatctctcaacaaccattctccatacactgcatgtaactgaaaaatcatctgcaaatattcaaaataaaacacattagtaaacatagagaaaagggaaatgaagaagttcaataaacattgccgcagacgacttagcattaagtcgtccagaagacttaaaggtaagtcgtctaaagaggtcacttttgcaattgaaaattaaaagggacgacttaattctaagtcgtccggctttgtttgttaaaaaaaaaacttcagacgacttatatataagtcgtctacgagaaacgggctagttttgcatttgaccgaatcgtgtcagatctttgactatttctggacgacttataattcagtcgtctctgggaaagttaaaatttcaatattttatgaaaacttgacgacttacgtgtaagtcgtcctaggttagttttgtaattgaaaaataaaacttcataatttaactttaaccagacgacttaatataaagtcgtccctccagaagacttaatttaaagtcgtccggggaaagcaaagtcgtccagaatttttcccaattttctggtcaaaccttgcttatcccggacgaccttaaattaagtcgtttagctggacgactttcatctaagtcgtctggagaaagttaaatttcaagttttatttttcaattacaaaactaacctaggacgacttacgtgtaagtcgtcaagttttcataaaatattgaaattttaactttcccagagacgactgaattataagtcgtccagaaatagtcaaagatctgacacgattcggtcaaatgcaaaactagcccgtttctcgtagacgacgtatatataagtcgtctgaagtgtttttttttaacaaacaaagctggacgacttaatttaagtcgtccgtttgaccagaagactcatcagtaagtcttctacatacagatgacttactagtaagtcttctacgcgaacagatcttgaaaaaaaattcaaattcgtaccttaaactaggtgagatgacttcgtttgcacacagggtcttctccaaccacccagaacctcaaacgaaagcaaccgtaagtcaaaacgaaagaaatatggctctgcaaCCATAGCCcctattttgaatcaaaagcttgagttttttggatgaatatagagagaaagtgaaagaaatgttgtttttagttcataacaattgaaacagagagagtgtaaagagatttacgtgcattaaagggcattaaaagctccaaacagttcgtacaaggttgttgccactattcattgcagtggcagtattgtaaatacttgaagaagatgaggttgagacagtaaagaagccatttttgaaaaaaaaaaaaaaatgttaatggcattttcgtagataaagtgcaggtgtggggttaaaatctcaaaaaaaaaaggagtcaaaagaaaatgttagttttctgtttgactccaagttttgagtcacttttgcaaaaagccccatatatatatatatatatcaattctgtgaaagaaatagaaggttaatatggaaaaaaatcgtaaatacaaaaaactctaaaaattaacaaaaaaaaactaataaaaattaaactatgatatcattTGAAAGCTTattagacaatattaataaaatatttaagcgataattagacaaatttgattgttttttgccagccaaaaatttattattaattagcatcagttatttcaagatgacGTGGAaaggatggacaaaaaaataggatgaacATAAATGTTacatgaactatgaatagtactttgtaaagtTGACTTATataacatatctgcacatccatttccagtcctttttgaagcttaaattcaattttttcagagaagttattccacaaagagatcgtatgagatattgttttgatattcagatttattgtttgactgttaagaagattgattacTGTAAAAATGTTtccttcgaatatgatatgtctataaccgagtctccAACATGcaacaagtttgtttaaaaagtaaataatttcatttttctgatattatatgataaatatatattatttactgataataaaaatatagttattcatctatcacaaatatctatgcaaatatgtgaatcaaatacaacaatcaaacaacacaatgatttccacaaagaaaattttaaaaatatatttatgttatgtagtcttattttatgttctttaaataatata
This genomic stretch from Brassica napus cultivar Da-Ae chromosome C9, Da-Ae, whole genome shotgun sequence harbors:
- the LOC125593293 gene encoding uncharacterized protein LOC125593293; the protein is MDIPELPRRLYTSGEEPEAHNSISYHTDNSKLHTALRKSLTDDEFEELKESSLGVFIKFKEQGFGWASRLVHYMLSFKLDIKKKYEMWSLVGPEPLRFSLLEFENLTGLNCEYIEDLETPKCDVTPEMVSFWGMLGVHLEAGPTTDQIIAALQRCGDWSREDRKRLAYLSIFTGFIEGRKFSTATRSTLARLVMDLERFENYPWGRVAFKVLMDSLWNKEIAGCYTVDGFIQVLQVWTYTAMPELGASIGGPRADSPSPPILAYEGSRGRRSMKAAILSQTRVINFVEKDISEMWPKWDSEVEDLPAENIIKVMYERRPWKWTMDCWEVTGTKVNTKPKVVTPSKKAKEMVVLEEEEEEEEDNPRPRKKARKEAPKVASEEAREEARGATPQDKQPTPLAKETGGRNKQATPQDKQPTPLAKETGGRNKQATPHANETVVSNQPPPHQTKQQPPPPQKKQQQPPPPQKKQPPPQKKQPPQIKERWLPEDTATEAFSVNKTSKEIVAVTSTDHQPSLASTDQQPSLASTEPSDPVSEPSLVVLDKRAKSKRAKKPASTVRSPYTAEKKKDKVGAYNPFPPVNKDRLKELADWLKTDPHYLTKTEDKPRTSPTRWYHFLRTARGWLEDCHIDAWINVLRQRYQENPQAFRSERMCFLDHNFSQSWREQYHLFKTSEPDHKGLGRVLPGGASYFYDGSIPSFCQSNKKWGEDIDDIYAPVNLDDKHWVAIWISIPKRHIVVWDSIPSSSVPDAWDAIMEPFLQMVPYLLVECAATDEIRVKYGLEPYTYERPLKGVPTANNGDCGVYTVKYIECHALGVSFDPKDFARCNAKKMRDNMAVDIWKELVDQHLKENVDGDRFVGLYD